The DNA sequence CACAATTAGAACCAAACAATTTAGAGTAAACACATGAATTAGAGGCATTCACAACATACCCATTGTTTACTAAAGTACGATCAAATTTTTCATACCATTGTTTGGGTGCCTGTTTAAGGTCGTAGAGAGATTTTATAAGCTTGCATACATTGGCCTCTTGTCCAGCAACTACAAATCCCTCTGGTTGGTCCATGTAAATTTCTTCCTCCAAGTCTCCATTAAGGAAAGCCatttttacatccatttgatgaattATCAAACCTCGAATAGCTGAAAGAGCAATCAAAGATCTAATAGTAGCAATTTTAGGTCATAGGAGAATAAgtgtcaaaataataaataccttCCTTTTGTGTATATCCCACTACCACTAGTCTAGGCTTGAATTTTTCTATAGACCCAtctagtctttttttttttttgaagatcCATTTACACTTAATAGGTTTACTACCTTTAGGTAAATCAACCAAATCCCAAGTGTGGTTCATCATAATAGAGTCTAATTCACTTTTAATTGCTTCTTTCCAAAAGCTAGAATCTATAGAGCTTAATGCCTCTTTATAGGTTTTAGGATCATCACCAATcaaaaatatagaaacaaaTTGCTCATTGATTTTATGAGGTTTTTCAACAATAAACGCAGTCAAAAAATCAGGCCCAAAGATATTCTTAGTTCTCTTCCTCTTACTCCTTCTAAGTTCATTCACATGATCAGTAGAAGTAGATTCATTTACCATATCAACCCTTGACAAAGCAACATTTTCAGTTATCGTTTTATTAAGAGGAAACACAAGTTCAAAGAATTCAACATCTCTagattcataaataaaattatcattcaaACACGAATCTGTATGCAACACTATTTTGAGCATAGCCAATGAATGCACAATCAAAGGTTTTAGGTCCAATGTTAggttttctaaattttgaatatgCAACTTTAGCGAAGCACCCCCGAAccattaaataatttaagttgGGTGAAAAACCTTTCCATAGTTCATAAGGAGTTTTATCTAGTTTCTTATGAGGAACTTTGTTCAGAATATAGCATGCAGACAAAACAGCTTCACCCCACATGTCATCAGGCATCCCAAAACTTAATAACATAGCATTCATCATTTCTTTCAGTGTCCTATTTTTCTGTTCAGCTATGTCATTTTGTTCAAGTGTATAAGGGGCAAAAGATTCATGTATAATACCATTTTCATCACAATACTccttaatataatttgtattatattcaccacctctatcagacctaagtcttttaatctttttatccAATTGATTTTCTACTTTAGCTTTATACTTTAAAAAGATTTGAGCAATCTCATCTTttgactttaaaaaaataaatcttagtATATCTGGAAAAGTCGTCAacaaaagttatataatattttttgccACCTTTActcattgtatttttaaattcagCCAAGTAAGAACgtaccaattcaagcaattcagTGCTTCTGGAAGTGACTTGTTTAAAAGGTTTCTTTGTAAATTTTGCTTCAACACAAACCGTACATTTAGAATACTCATTTTCATTAGACGTATTTATAAGATGCATATTTTCAATCTTTTGATGGACCCAAAATTTACATGGCCTAACCTACCATGCCATAAGCTAACAGTTCAACAATATAAGCACAACTAAAGGTACTTTCATTAGCAATAATAGGAACATAGTTCAGAATAAACAGCTTATCAGACAAGTATCCCTTACCCACAAAATCCCCATTTTTTGCTAAAATCACTTTATCACCCTCAAACACAAGTTTCAAACCAACCTTATTAAGCAAACTACTAGAAACTAGGTTCCTACGAAGGGAGGGAACATACAACACATCATTCAAAGCTAAAGTTTTTCCAGAGGTAAGTTTTAGGAATATTTTTCCTTTACCAAGCACCATAATTGTGGATGAATTGCCCATAAAGACATGTTCACCATTTACTGCATCATAAAATTCTTGGAAAAGAGCCTTGTTGGAGCAAATATGTCTGGTGGCACCAGTGTCTAGCAACCAATCTACCTTGTTTTCCAACAGGTTTGCTTCTACCACCACAACAACAATTATATCTTCCTTTTCAACAACATTGGCTTGTGGTGCAACGTTATTGGGCTTACTAATAGGTTTCTTATCCTTCATGTTCCAACACTGGTATGACTTGTGGCCTGGTTTTCCACATTCAAAACAGAGTATCACTTTGCCATTGTGATTCTTCCCTTTATCACCTTTGGGGTGTTTGTGATATCtgttgtttttgaatttctttccTTTGGCTTTGTACCTGTCTTTATAGGCAAAAGAAGGTTCAACCAAGTTAACTTtaacaaaaatagaagaaacaaaattttTCTTATCTTTCAAACGATTAGCCTCCTCAGTTTTCATGTGACTTATCAACTCCTGTAAAGACAAGTCCTTCTTTTTGTGTTTCAGATGGTTCTTGTAATCATCCATGAAGGTGGAAATTTTTCCAACAAAACATTAGCCTACAAGACATCACACATTTTCATGCCTTCTCTTAGCACATCTGCAACCAAGTTCTCATACTCGTGAATCTACTCTATTataggcttgtcatctaccatCTAGAACTCCATCCATTTTCCCACCACGTATTTTTTCCTTCCAACATCATCGACACCATACCTTGATTCCAAGTTATCCCATATTTCCTTTGCGTATTTCTGttcaacaaaaatatcaaagagAGCATTGGTCACGTGATTGAGAAGATGACCCCTGACAACTTTATTATCCTTCACATATTTTGCCTTTGACTCCTCATCATCTTTTCTCGTTTTTTCCGTTGAAGGTGTGACTGTTGGAGTAGCAAGAACAACGAGATCATTATCGGGAACAAGAGTGAACAGAATATAATCAACCTCAAGCCGTTCGAAGAAGATTAAAGGCTTTTGGGACCAACGTTTGTAGTTGATTCCATCTAAAGGTTCAAGCTTGGAGAGATCGGGCAGTGATTTGAGAACAGAACCAGACGCAACAACCATCGTTGAAGAATTTTGAAAAGGAATAGGGTTTCACTTTCAGATTTTTAGCAAAATAGAGAAATCAAAATAGCAGATTGTTAGCAATATAACAAATTATCAAGACAGAAATCAAGATAGTTGTGTCATGGAAGAACCACTACCCTGAAAGCGAAATTCCGGCATGGCCGAGGTGCAACCGATTAACACAGATCGCTCCCCAAGGTTAACACAACACCTCCTACCCTCATGCACTCGTGGAAGGAGTTGGAACTGCAGACTCTCAATGCCCAAAAAGTggaaaagaagaaggaaaaggtTTCTTACTTTTGTATCGTAAAAGGAAAACCTCAATCTCGTTTCTAATGTTTGGTAAagtatattttcatatatataaactgtttttttctatttcctatctttaagaaaaaaatataatatatttataaaactaattttgaaaGGTAACAGaaatagatattttaatactcaaaattgacaactaaaagaGTGTTCCTTCGATTTCGGAAAAGTTGGCTTgagaataacaaatatattcatGTTTCCAAAGTAAAATACTTGTTTTCAAGATTCAAGCTTTTCACACTTAATTctacatttttaaagaaaaatagttgAACTCTAATTAAAGTTATAACTTTGAGCAAGTACTTGATCTCGTAGTTATATCAAAGTCAATATTACCAGTTTTATTtctaacataataattaatgaagaaaaaaaatattacaaaagtaaATCAGGTACCATGAATGTCATTAATCAAATCTCAATCAAACAGTGAGTTTGAGTTTAAGATCATATGTATCTTTTTCTCACCATTGTAACGTTTATAAATTAGGTTGAGtttgaaaattagaaataagatTTGTATTATAATAAGTAGAAGTTTTTCTTGTTTAGTTTGACTTAAGCTGTTACaagttttatatataagaaCAAATCGTCCAATAGTTTAACAAGTTTTCAGCAGTGTTGATTTGTGCTTCCTTATAATTATAGAACTCAGATTAACATGTCTTTTCTTTTAGAAGTTTATTTGAGATGTTTTCATAACTCATATGCTTGCTTTATCCCTTTTGAGTTGTCATTTTTCTACCACGTCAATTGCTTAACTTTgtggtattttattattattattattattattattattattattattattattattattattattattattttataaatatcttttcAGCATAACAAACCACCGGAGATAGTAGGGAATAAATTCAATGGTCTATCGTCTACACATGCTTCATAAAATGATTgacatgtataaaaatttaCATTACTTATTATAcgttatatatgtattataacaacgtaattgaatttcaaaattttaaaaatataattgaaattggTTTATTGTATTTACTCAGAATTTGGTAAAGTGTtgaattgatattaattaaattttaattttttaaactatttatcCAAATAACGTATTATTACAAAACacttcaaattatttataaaaataaatcttcCTCATCCAAATACTACTTGTTTTTCAAAGAGAAAAGACATCTTTATATCTTTGTTGtctctttatatatagtaaAAGTTTTCCATTTATCATCTTAATCATTAACCGAACCATATCATACATCAGAATATAGTATTATATAACATTATTCATTtgctaattttatttgtttaacttAATCGCATTtacatataaacaaattattcaatgaaatttcttaatatttgttaaTGCAACAATGTAGtcttttctatttaattataatagttctactaagaaataaacaaatattgacattttcttttatatgtggagatttataacaattattttttctataagaaaagaaattttaataaaaaattctcaAGGATTTTCAAATCGTTCATGTTTTTGGAAAAAAAGAATTACTGAAACTAAAAACGTAAATGTCAATAGCAACAAAAGATTCAACAATAAAAAGGTTAGGAGTGCCTTAACCAAAAAAAGTAACTGCAATAGCAAGAAAATTTGAATACAATATGAACTCTACACGTTTATGAAGATTATTGGGCTATGAACTATTGGTGGTAATACTCGAGACTAGTTTGTATAAAGGATTAGATCTAAActtttatatgattattataataagaaaatggATTCATCAAAGGAATAACCTTATTAACATTTGTTTTGTTCATTAGGAAGGAGCATTTAGTcacttttcaaaaattaagaatCAAATCCTAATCACTTTGATTAAACAACACGAGTCTATCATTATTTACATAAActtaaattagtattttattaacaGTTTAACCTAATTATACATTGCCCACCTAGTAAATAAAGGAGTTGACTTACACAATCTGAGTTTTAAATAATTGACTAATACGAAAATTCTAATACTGGTTAAAGAAGTTCACTATCAAAATTATATACGATAAGTCAAAATTCTCATACAGGTAATGCTTCAAACTTAAGCTCTAATTTTTAATCTTAGTGGTATCATCAACATGTTAACTTGCGTTTTAATAAGCATTCAGATTATttccagaaaaataaaaagaaagaaagaacacTATGTTTAAAACAAGTTTatcatgttattttataattttcattaaatttagtTTCCAATGGGTGAAGGAAATGTGTATGGCTACGCGTCTTGGGCTGAATAGCATTTTACTTAAACGCGTTTAGATAgtgattaaaagttatattcaaATATAGATTTGCTTATTTTAGAGTTATAAGAtaacctttattttaatttatttaatgtaaaattgcTAAACACAAGTAaagtatatatttaaattgattataactaaaaaaatcactttagaaTGAATATGACGCGAAGACTAATTAACATggcaaaacaagaaaaaaaggcattcttttaataaaaacagAAATTTATACTAAAGTAGTGCAGGAAAGTGAAACAGGGTAAGATATAGAAGTCGTAACAGTTGAATATTGATCagcataaaaacaaaatttctcCAGAAAATTATCTGCTACTTAAACTTGAGCAGCTTCATGGCAAATAATCATATCCAAGGACTGTTCATGAAATTACTTACTCTGGGATTAAAACTCAATTACTAATTTCCTTATTTGCAGAATATGGTGCCTGCCATCATAGTGGATGAACCAGGAAACCTGGCAGAACAAAATTTAAGGTTAAAATCAGTCACAATTTCTCcaatttttaagattaaatacaTATCTCTCTGCATTTCAACATTCTATTTAATTAACAGAAAGAAGAACTTTATAAGATAGTCACCAAAATAAACCTACGTGTCTGAAGCAATATTTGGGGGAATTCATTTTTCAGACCCTATCATCACCAGTggtaataatgtatttttaatataaacattCAAGTGAATAAAGCTTGAATAGGCCTTACTGCAAAATCGagcaaaacaaaacaatttcaaTGAGACAACTCTTCACCTTCTTCGTATCTCATGCAATTCCACAGAATAGCAATGGCATGCTTGAGACCCAAACCCAATCATATAATCAAACCACTCcaagaattaaataattaccagaaaattaataaaataaacagaacGAATAATTAATTACCCCCTCCCGTTCAACCAATCGCCGTCCGCCGCGGTGGAAGGAAGCAAATGCAATCTGAACCAATCCTCGGCGCATGAGAAAAAGCTTAAAAGGGGAAAATTTTCCATCTTCATTTTGGGAAGATAATTATAAAACGGGAGGGTAATTGAGTAATTTAGGTCAACCAAGGTATTTTAGTAATTAGCTGAACTTCATAGGGGCAATTAGAGAGAAGAAGCACTATAAATAACGAAGTCCCTGACCCGCTGCGCATTCTCTTCTTCTCACATTTTTCTCTTACATTCTCTCTTTttcgctctctctctctctcttccttctctctCATCTTCTCTGTTCTCTCTCTACCTCAtctcttattttgtttttattaaatcttGATAATTGCCAGATTCCGGCCACAAGTTTCTCTCGTCCCTGTCTCTCTCTCCCATCACATCGTCTTCACCATAGCGTGCCCCATCCGTTTTGTGTCAATTTATCCTTTTACCCCctgtattttcaaaatttacctTTTTACCCCTCACTTTTCACCAGAAGATAGATAAATAATTAccgttgtttttttcttttttttttattgtttgaaaaCAAAACTATTTGTGTCAGTTTTGTTTTGAGGGTGGTTTGGTAGTGACGTGGCATGCGGATAGAAAGCCATGAATACCAAAACGATGCGTCTCCCCCCACGTCGTGTGTTGACACCTACCAATAAGCGCAAAGAGAGAGATGACCCATTTGACAGGCCCAAGCCCATACCCGCACCACCCACCACCAAAATACTCAAGCCAGATAGGCCCGTCGACCCGATCACCGCCACCAGCAAAGCCGTCTTCGTGGAGCCCAAGCCCTCCAACCAACTCTTAGCGGGCTACCTGGCCCACGAGTTCCTCACCAAAGGCACCCTACTGGGTCAGCCCTGGGCCCCACCAAAAGGAAAGTCGACGGAGGACGGCGGCGAAGAAGCAGAGCCTACGGCGGCGCCGCCGCCGTACCAGCGGACGGAGCAGGAGCGGGAAAGGTACGCCGAAGTGGCGAGTTTGTTGAAGGGTGGTGGGACCCAGCTCCCCGGCGTGGTGAACCCCACCCAACTCGCCCGTTTCTTGCACTTGTGATCTAACGCTAGAAAACCACTGGGAGAGTCCTATCGGACACGTGGAACGATCCCATTCGCTCTCCCCGTTTTGTTCCTCCCGAGACAAAACGAAACCGGGGAGAGAAGTTTCTCCTCCATcgctctcttttctttttctttttttcttttttttttaatctgagACAGATGGAAAAGGAAAATTTTCTGATGCATGCAAGTTGTATGTATGTCATCCTCTTGATGTATGCATTCTCATGCAAAGTACATGCTTTTAGTTTCAACCATTTCATTTGTTTCCTCTGTTTTATTATTACTCCTTCTCTGCTGAACAAATCTTCATGGTTTATCTAATTATCTTACTTTGTTTATTTCTGTTTCTGCTCTTTGGTTTGATTAGATGATTGTTATGTGTACAATTAATTAGACTCTGTTTAAGCATTGATGATACATAGTTGATTCAAGTAACGCACGTGCCACATTTTTAACGCCCAGATAAAACACTTGTAataaggaagaagaagatggttATGGAGTTTCAGTTATGCCTCATTTAAATGTGTGAAGAAAGATGCTATTAATTGAAACGGTGTTGATTATTCTGGCATACACGGAATCTGATGCGGGAAAGGAAAAGTGTgtgtggtttttttttcttgaattgttTCACGCACTTACATAAACAAAGAGTGTTCATTATTAGTATGACGGTTTGGTGCATGAAAATTAAGTGTTTGTGTTATGCTTTGCGAATTTTCTTATCTGCTGATGCAAGATTTTTAGAACTGATTAGGGTAGTTGTCACTGTACTTacccctttttttttatttatcgcAATTGAATCTGTTCTGTAGAGTTTGTGTATGTGTTTCGGATAATGTCTAAATCTAATTTGAAACCAATTCAATGCATTCAATTGGGAAACtgattcagttttttttttcttccgaCTTATGTTAGATTTTAGACAAATTCTATTTATTAgactattttttaattcaagCCTTTACATCGTTTCAATTTAAATCTGACTTCTGAAGTGAAGTAGAAGTTAATTTATAGTAA is a window from the Vigna unguiculata cultivar IT97K-499-35 chromosome 7, ASM411807v1, whole genome shotgun sequence genome containing:
- the LOC114191208 gene encoding uncharacterized protein LOC114191208, producing the protein MDDYKNHLKHKKKDLSLQELISHMKTEEANRLKDKKNFVSSIFVKVNLVEPSFAYKDRYKAKGKKFKNNRYHKHPKGDKGKNHNGKVILCFECGKPGHKSYQCWNMKDKKPISKPNNVAPQANVVEKEDIIVVVVVEANLLENKVDWLLDTGATRHICSNKALFQEFYDAVNGEHVFMGNSSTIMVLGKGKIFLKLTSGKTLALNDVLYVPSLRRNLVSSSLLNKVGLKLVFEGDKVILAKNGDFVGKGYLSDKLFILNYVPIIANESTFSCAYIVELLAYGMEYCDENGIIHESFAPYTLEQNDIAEQKNRTLKEMMNAMLLSFGMPDDMWGEAVLSACYILNKVPHKKLDKTPYELWKDSCLNDNFIYESRDVEFFELVFPLNKTITENVALSRVDMVNESTSTDHVNELRRSKRKRTKNIFGPDFLTAFIVEKPHKINEQFVSIFLIGDDPKTYKEALSSIDSSFWKEAIKSELDSIMMNHTWDLVDLPKAIRGLIIHQMDVKMAFLNGDLEEEIYMDQPEGFVVAGQEANVCKLIKSLYDLKQAPKQWYEKFDRTLVNNGYVVNASNSCVYSKLFGSNCVIICLYVDDMLIFGFNLEVINDTKTFLIAHFEMKDLGEANVILGVKIRKTEFGFSLCQSYYIEKILKKFDCFDTMPVRTPYDPSMSLKRNNEGYCDANWVTDNNEVSSTSGYVFTLGGGAVSWKSSKQTCIARSTMESEFIALELAGQEAEWLKNLLGDIQLCGLLYQYHCIVIHKLLLELPKIMYITTKEDIFV
- the LOC114192507 gene encoding uncharacterized protein LOC114192507 isoform X7, whose product is MNTKTMRLPPRRVLTPTNKRKERDDPFDRPKPIPAPPTTKILKPDRPVDPITATSKAVFVEPKPSNQLLAGYLAHEFLTKGTLLGQPWAPPKGKSTEDGGEEAEPTAAPPPYQRTEQERER
- the LOC114192507 gene encoding uncharacterized protein LOC114192507 isoform X4, with amino-acid sequence MNTKTMRLPPRRVLTPTNKRKERDDPFDRPKPIPAPPTTKILKPDRPVDPITATSKAVFVEPKPSNQLLAGYLAHEFLTKGTLLGQPWAPPKGKSTEDGGEEAEPTAAPPPYQRTEQERERSETACVILATRSSSLSDQFFHLIFLCIDRVSRGLGKVLVLLESDELFTS
- the LOC114192507 gene encoding uncharacterized protein LOC114192507 isoform X1; the encoded protein is MNTKTMRLPPRRVLTPTNKRKERDDPFDRPKPIPAPPTTKILKPDRPVDPITATSKAVFVEPKPSNQLLAGYLAHEFLTKGTLLGQPWAPPKGKSTEDGGEEAEPTAAPPPYQRTEQERERSETACVILATRSSSLSDQFFHLIFLCIDRVSRGLGKVLVLLESDELFTSVEPHNVVAER
- the LOC114192507 gene encoding uncharacterized protein LOC114192507 isoform X2 encodes the protein MNTKTMRLPPRRVLTPTNKRKERDDPFDRPKPIPAPPTTKILKPDRPVDPITATSKAVFVEPKPSNQLLAGYLAHEFLTKGTLLGQPWAPPKGKSTEDGGEEAEPTAAPPPYQRTEQERERSETACVILATRSSSLSDQFFHLNRVSRGLGKVLVLLESDELFTSVEPHNVVAER
- the LOC114192507 gene encoding uncharacterized protein LOC114192507 isoform X3, which produces MNTKTMRLPPRRVLTPTNKRKERDDPFDRPKPIPAPPTTKILKPDRPVDPITATSKAVFVEPKPSNQLLAGYLAHEFLTKGTLLGQPWAPPKGKSTEDGGEEAEPTAAPPPYQRTEQERERSETACVILATRSSSLSDQFFHLMLSPIMLSLNANFYKLIGVERWICDVERWRPL
- the LOC114192507 gene encoding uncharacterized protein LOC114192507 isoform X5; amino-acid sequence: MNTKTMRLPPRRVLTPTNKRKERDDPFDRPKPIPAPPTTKILKPDRPVDPITATSKAVFVEPKPSNQLLAGYLAHEFLTKGTLLGQPWAPPKGKSTEDGGEEAEPTAAPPPYQRTEQERERSETACVILATRSSSLSDQFFHLNRVSRGLGKVLVLLESDELFTS
- the LOC114192507 gene encoding uncharacterized protein LOC114192507 isoform X6, with the translated sequence MNTKTMRLPPRRVLTPTNKRKERDDPFDRPKPIPAPPTTKILKPDRPVDPITATSKAVFVEPKPSNQLLAGYLAHEFLTKGTLLGQPWAPPKGKSTEDGGEEAEPTAAPPPYQRTEQERERSETACVILATRSSSLSDQFFHLIDWR